The genomic DNA GCGAATCGCCCACCAAGTGATTTCATCGTGAGGTGTGCCGACCGTGTACCCGTCTGTTGCATCTGTCCACGCCGCTTCTCGTATTCACGCCGCTTGTGATTGAGATAGTCGGCGTTGCCGATGAACGCGCCAGTCGAAGTGACGGCGAGATGTCCGTCCACGTTCAAGTCTACGCCGAGAACCGTTCCGTTCTCGGCATCTTCCGGCTCTGTCTCCGTCTCTCTGACAACAGCGATGTGGAGGTAGTAGTCGCCGTCGCGGTGATGCAACGTGGCCTCACGTTTCTCCCAGTCTTCAGAGAAGTAGGTTGTCGGTGGTACGTCCTCGTCTGGCAGGACGTATTCAGCTTCAATACGTCCGTCCACGGTCGCAAGCGTGGCGTAGTCGTCGTAGTAGGTGATTGCGTTGAGGTTGTAAACGACTGAATCGGATGTGAACTGTGGCTTCGAGGGATTTTTCCCGTCTTTGCGTTTCTCGGCACAGGAATCGAGTGCGTCGGCGGCTCGATTCCGAGCGGCGCATACGAGGTCAGCGTTGAGTTCGTCGGTGGCTTCGCGTACGTCGTCGTACGTCCGGTCGTGTAGCTCAGTTTTCGACGTGACGATGTAGCCATCTTCTGTCCCGTTCCAGCCGTCGTCTGCAACCATCTGAGCGGCCTGTTTGAAGCGGTCTATCGTCTCTTGGAGAAGGCGGTGAGCATCGTCGTCTACGTCGAGTTTCACGACGGCAGTACGTCGAAGCTCCACAGTTGCCATATGAATTTGAGTTGTTATAGAAGTTACTCATATTGTGGCACAACGTTGGGGAGTCAGACATGGTGTAGCCGGTGGATTGCTGTATGGAGCTTACGCGATTCCCTCCCGCCCTGTTCGCTCCTCGGTTCCGACCAGTCGGAACACTCATCACTCACGGGAAGGGCGGGATTCCCTCGCTGTATCAAGATGGCGTCTATCGTATCACCGAGAAAGGTGAGCAGTATCTCGACGGCGAGTTGGATGCAGAGAAGTTAGAATCCGACGCTGAGTAGTCAATTCAGTCTACGCGCGTGAGAGGCCGTGAGAGCCGAGTGAGTCGAAGGCCGATGTTTCCCGCTGTGGATTGAGTCAGATTGCTGAGAGTGCCGTGAGAGGCCGAGAATCGGCTGAGAGTGTCAGGAGGGTTATTTATTACGGTGGTTCTTTCTTCGGGAGGATTTTCGCTCTGTGAAGTACTATGTCATCGTAGGTGTCCGCAAGCTCACCACTCCCCTGCAGGTCATAGTCGTCGATACAGTCTGGACAGAGACCAATCTTGAGCGCAAATGCCCGTGTCACCTCTCCTCTCTTTTTGGGAGGAATTTCCATTTTGGCTACGTTTTCATCCGATGTAACAACCAATTCCGTTTCTCCTATTCGCTGAGGGTTCCCCTGTGGACCCTTCTCGAATAATCCTTCCCCACAAAGAGCGCATTCAACCGGTTTTTCATAACTCATACCAATACCTGCATTTTCGAGTGCATTAGTCGTTTCTCTGGAAGGATGAGGTACGAGTAACTACAAGGGAGTGCCGAGTCAAATGTAGGGTGAAGCGCCCGAAGGCGTCGGGGCGCGAGTGGAACCATGGTCAACTCTAATCGGGAGATATGTGAGAGAATCGCCGTAAGGCGTTGCTGTCTGTCGAATGTTGTCCGAGTAAAACAACCATGCCGCCTCCCGGATTTGAACCGGGGACAGCTCGATCTTCAGTCGAGTGCTCTCCCAGTCTGAGCTAAGGCGGCTCGCACGTGAACCGAGGCGCAGGCTATCAAAAAGGGTTTCGAAACCGACCGGCCGCCGACACCGAAACCGGCCACGCTTGCGAATGGCGGCGTTCTTATAGCCGGCGGCACAGAGACACACCTAATGAGCGAACAACCGGAGGTGAGTCGATGAGCGAAGCGACAGTACGCGCGTACACGGTACGTCTCGAACTCGTCGATGAGCCAGGCGAGCTGTTGGGCGCACTCGAACCCATCGCCGACAACGGCGGGAACCTGCTCTCCATCTTCCACGAGCGCGGAAACGTCACACCGAGGGGTCACATCCCGGTCGAGGTCGACCTCGAAGCGACGGAGGCCCAGTTCGAGACTATCGTCGACGCGCTCCGGGAGGCCGGCGTCAACGTCATCCAGGCCGGCGCGGAGCGATACAGCGAGGAGCTGACAGTCGTGCTTGTCGGCCATCTCGTCGAAACCGACCTGTCGGACACGCTCCAGCAGATACAGGAGTGTGGCGGCGCGTCCGTCGCCGATGTCTCGCTTTCGGCGGCCGATGGGACCGACGAGGAGTCGAGCGCTCGGCTCCGGCTGGTGGCGAGCGAAGGCCACACTAGCGATGCGCTGGAGACGATACAGGATGTCGCTGACAAGAAGGATTTGCGTGTGGTCGAGCCGCTGACGGGGGTGCCGGCATGAAGCTCTCGGTGCTCGGCTCCGGCGCGGTCGGAGCCGCTGTCGTAGAGCTAGCTGGCGAATACGGCCACGAGGTCGTCGCCGTCGCCGACTCCGCAAGTGCGGCGGTCGACGAGTCGGGGCTCGATGCCGAGGCAGTACTGGAGCGGAAGCGGACCGACGGTCGGGTTGGAGATGCCGACGCCGACGCGGCGCTGGAGGCCGACTACGACGTTCTCGTCGAAGCGACGCCGACAACGCTCGGGGACGCCGAGCCGGGCTTTTCACACGTCAAGCAGGCGCTGGAACGCGACCGGCACGTCGTGCTCGCAAACAAGGGGCCAGTGGCCGAGCGATACGACGAACTCCGGTCGCTGGAGGCCGACTCCGCCGGAAGCGTCCGCTTCGAGGCAGCGGTCGGCGGTGCGATACCGATCCTCTCGACGATAGCCGACCTCGACGGGCAGGTCACCGCGGCCCGCGGCGTCCTCAACGGCACGGCGAACTTCATTCTCAGCCGGATGGCTGCTGAGGGGCTCGGATACGAGCACGTCCTTGCGGAGGCACAGGACCTCGGTGTCGCCGAGGCCGACCCGACCTTCGACGTTGAAGGGACCGACGCGGCGCTGAAATGCGTCATTCTCGCGAATGTCCTTTACGAGGACACCTACACGCTTGAAGACGCCTCGGTAGAGGGCATTGCCGACCTCCCCGGCAGCGCGCTGGAGCTAGCCGCCGAAGACGGCCGGACCATCCGGCTCATCGGTGACGTCTCCGACGGCGAGGTCAGCGTCGCCCCGCGGCTAGTCCCGGAGAACGGGACGCTGGCTGTTTCAGGGACGCTGAACATCATCCAGCTCGAGACAGCACACGCTGGCCAGCTGAACATCTCCGGACGCGGAGCCGGCGGTCCGGAGACCGCAAGCGCTGTCCTCGCCGACGTGGGTCGGCTGCCGCCACTGGAGTAGCGGCGCCAGCGACGCTTCGAACCGAAGACTGACGACAACTGCTTTTTCCGTGGTATCGGCTCGCAAAGGCCCCGAAGCGGCCGGTTTCAGGTGAATCCCTTTCGAAATCGTTTTACGGGGGACCGACAAAAGACTCCGATACAGCGCCACTGCGCGTGAGAAAACAAATGAGCGAAGACAAACCCCACCAGAACCTGGCCGTCATCGGCCACGTCGACCACGGAAAGAGTACGATGGTCGGGCGGCTCCTCTTCGAGACCGGGAGCGTACCCGAGCACGTCATCGAACAGTATCGAGAAGAAGCAGAAGAAAAGGGCAAGGGCGGCTTCGAGTTCGCCTACGTGATGGACAACCTCGCCGAGGAGCGAGAGCGTGGTGTCACCATCGACATCGCCCACCAGGAGTTCGACACCGACGAGTACTACTTCACCATCGTCGACTGTCCGGGCCACCGCGACTTCGTCAAGAACATGA from Natronomonas pharaonis DSM 2160 includes the following:
- a CDS encoding RNA-guided endonuclease InsQ/TnpB family protein; amino-acid sequence: MATVELRRTAVVKLDVDDDAHRLLQETIDRFKQAAQMVADDGWNGTEDGYIVTSKTELHDRTYDDVREATDELNADLVCAARNRAADALDSCAEKRKDGKNPSKPQFTSDSVVYNLNAITYYDDYATLATVDGRIEAEYVLPDEDVPPTTYFSEDWEKREATLHHRDGDYYLHIAVVRETETEPEDAENGTVLGVDLNVDGHLAVTSTGAFIGNADYLNHKRREYEKRRGQMQQTGTRSAHLTMKSLGGRFANWSEDYLHRVSKTLVQEALAHDCTHIAFEKLTHIRERISNASKFQQWAFRRIQEYTEYKAAEYGIAVEKIAPQYTSQRCSHVDCSFTHDDNRDGDEFCCLKCDREYHADYNAAKNIARKLLQNWHKSGSGGATSHLALKSGTLNVNGIFTPTTV
- a CDS encoding amino acid-binding protein, giving the protein MSEATVRAYTVRLELVDEPGELLGALEPIADNGGNLLSIFHERGNVTPRGHIPVEVDLEATEAQFETIVDALREAGVNVIQAGAERYSEELTVVLVGHLVETDLSDTLQQIQECGGASVADVSLSAADGTDEESSARLRLVASEGHTSDALETIQDVADKKDLRVVEPLTGVPA
- a CDS encoding homoserine dehydrogenase, producing the protein MKLSVLGSGAVGAAVVELAGEYGHEVVAVADSASAAVDESGLDAEAVLERKRTDGRVGDADADAALEADYDVLVEATPTTLGDAEPGFSHVKQALERDRHVVLANKGPVAERYDELRSLEADSAGSVRFEAAVGGAIPILSTIADLDGQVTAARGVLNGTANFILSRMAAEGLGYEHVLAEAQDLGVAEADPTFDVEGTDAALKCVILANVLYEDTYTLEDASVEGIADLPGSALELAAEDGRTIRLIGDVSDGEVSVAPRLVPENGTLAVSGTLNIIQLETAHAGQLNISGRGAGGPETASAVLADVGRLPPLE